In Flavobacteriales bacterium, one genomic interval encodes:
- a CDS encoding carboxypeptidase-like regulatory domain-containing protein, whose amino-acid sequence MLRSFFFLATLLCANSFAYAQTVLQGRVVDDRTLEPLAFVHIAVVGAQQGAQSDIDGLFSISVSRMPVTLRTSYVGYASSEPMFGSSDFQIIKLQQITAELAEVLILPTENPAHRIIQQVYKNRKINDGMRFRSYRYTSYSKTVFTGLRDSSEIAEPDTVKEPEPEASAVPDTLKIDMTKFYNEQHLAVIESATKKTFEPPAKEREEVLAMRVSGLKDPSLLALAASTKSFSVYDDQIAFNDKTYLGPIGPSSTNHYLFVIEDTLYQGVDSVYVISYRPRSGKKFEGLKGVLYVNTDGYALQNVIAEPVERSGAASIKLQQHHEKIDGLAWFPVQLNTSLYFDGLKLNGANVVGIGKTYLKDIEVDADVQRKELRGPEFEMDRLATRRDDSYWDALRNDSLDAKELRTYQVMDSMGDEVGLDRKLKWLSYALSGKIPIGPVDLRLNELMALNGYEGYRIGPSLATNDRLTRYASLGGYVAYGFKDKYWKYGGDLTIKPKPGRDLELKLTYKSDVAESGGVEFNGTPRSFTSESYRFFYMNRMDRIEQMRAELLVRVSSSLKFWFGTERSDRTNVIGYQFAQPIADDLTLLTDRFVTGAFTIGMRFAYREQLARMPDRQITLGSKWPVLFVNAFKSFDGLYDGTVETWRLNAMVEKKFRVRMLGALSVQVIGGVADDKAPYPFLFNMRGTWSGTVPIAAANAFQTMHPNEFLADRYGAVHLRHSFGKLLYKGKGKFQPEPTLVASAAWGELQHPEFHKGYAIKGLGEGFYEAGLQLDGILKFDVIRFGAGAYYRMGSNAFGYVKDDLAVKLTLGIGL is encoded by the coding sequence ATGCTCCGGAGCTTCTTCTTTCTTGCCACGTTGCTTTGCGCGAATTCGTTCGCGTATGCGCAGACCGTGCTACAAGGTCGCGTGGTGGATGACAGAACGTTGGAGCCGCTCGCATTCGTGCATATTGCGGTGGTGGGTGCGCAGCAAGGTGCACAGTCGGATATTGATGGGCTGTTCTCGATCAGCGTATCCAGGATGCCGGTAACGCTGCGTACGAGCTATGTTGGATATGCTAGTTCAGAGCCGATGTTCGGTTCATCGGATTTTCAGATCATCAAACTTCAGCAGATCACCGCTGAGCTGGCCGAGGTCCTGATCCTGCCAACGGAGAACCCAGCGCACCGGATCATTCAACAAGTGTACAAGAACCGTAAGATCAACGACGGTATGCGCTTCCGCAGTTACCGCTACACGAGCTATAGCAAAACGGTTTTCACCGGTTTACGGGACAGCTCCGAAATTGCTGAGCCCGATACTGTAAAAGAACCAGAACCTGAAGCGAGTGCGGTACCGGATACATTGAAGATCGATATGACCAAGTTCTATAATGAACAGCATCTCGCGGTGATCGAAAGCGCTACGAAAAAGACATTCGAGCCACCGGCAAAGGAACGCGAAGAGGTGTTGGCCATGCGCGTAAGTGGTTTGAAGGACCCTTCGCTGCTAGCACTTGCCGCGTCAACGAAGTCATTCTCCGTGTACGATGATCAGATCGCGTTCAATGACAAAACGTACTTGGGCCCGATCGGTCCATCAAGCACAAACCACTACCTATTCGTGATCGAGGATACGTTGTACCAAGGCGTTGACAGTGTGTACGTGATCAGCTACCGTCCGCGAAGTGGAAAAAAATTCGAAGGGTTGAAGGGTGTGCTCTACGTGAATACGGATGGCTATGCCTTGCAGAACGTGATCGCTGAACCTGTTGAGCGGAGCGGTGCTGCGAGCATCAAACTGCAACAGCATCATGAAAAGATCGATGGCCTCGCATGGTTCCCCGTGCAATTGAATACATCACTTTATTTCGATGGCCTGAAGTTGAATGGGGCGAACGTTGTCGGTATCGGTAAAACCTACCTGAAGGATATTGAAGTGGATGCGGATGTGCAGCGCAAAGAGCTTCGCGGACCGGAATTCGAGATGGACCGTTTGGCAACGCGCAGGGATGATAGCTATTGGGATGCACTTCGGAATGACTCCCTGGATGCGAAGGAATTGCGCACCTACCAAGTGATGGATAGTATGGGCGATGAAGTGGGTCTTGATCGCAAATTGAAGTGGCTCAGCTATGCGCTTTCCGGTAAGATCCCAATAGGCCCCGTTGATCTGCGGCTAAATGAACTTATGGCGTTGAACGGATACGAAGGTTACCGTATCGGACCCAGTCTTGCGACCAATGATCGGCTTACACGGTATGCATCGTTGGGTGGATATGTCGCTTATGGTTTCAAGGATAAGTACTGGAAATATGGTGGGGATCTCACCATCAAACCGAAGCCGGGTAGGGACCTGGAATTGAAGCTTACCTACAAAAGCGATGTTGCTGAAAGCGGTGGGGTGGAGTTCAACGGAACGCCAAGGTCATTCACGAGTGAAAGCTACCGGTTCTTCTACATGAATCGCATGGACCGTATTGAACAAATGCGGGCAGAACTGCTGGTACGCGTAAGTAGCTCGTTGAAATTCTGGTTTGGCACGGAGCGCTCCGATCGAACGAACGTTATCGGTTACCAATTCGCACAGCCCATTGCGGATGATCTAACACTCTTGACCGATCGGTTCGTAACGGGCGCGTTTACCATAGGCATGCGATTTGCGTACAGGGAACAACTGGCGCGCATGCCGGATCGGCAGATCACGCTGGGCTCCAAATGGCCGGTTCTCTTCGTGAATGCGTTCAAGTCCTTCGATGGCCTGTATGATGGAACCGTTGAAACGTGGCGCTTGAACGCGATGGTGGAAAAGAAATTCAGGGTGCGGATGCTCGGTGCATTATCCGTTCAGGTGATCGGTGGAGTTGCAGATGATAAGGCCCCATATCCGTTCTTGTTCAATATGCGCGGAACGTGGAGCGGAACAGTGCCCATCGCAGCCGCCAATGCCTTCCAGACCATGCATCCGAACGAATTTTTGGCCGATCGCTATGGTGCGGTACATCTGCGTCATTCATTCGGAAAATTACTGTACAAGGGCAAAGGGAAATTCCAACCGGAACCCACATTGGTGGCCAGTGCGGCGTGGGGGGAACTGCAACACCCGGAGTTCCATAAAGGATATGCCATAAAAGGGCTGGGTGAAGGGTTCTACGAGGCCGGTCTTCAACTGGATGGCATCCTGAAATTTGACGTGATCCGCTTTGGTGCAGGTGCCTACTATCGCATGGGGTCCAATGCGTTTGGGTATGTAAAGGACGACCTTGCGGTAAAATTGACCCTTGGGATAGGACTTTGA
- a CDS encoding MMPL family transporter: protein MWAWLSSRILRNRTGILLGLAIITAFFAYEATTVEFSYKFGGLLPKNDSAYVHYEELLEKFSEDGNVIVLGVKDPALYQVENFRAWYDLGRDLTKQDGVDSVFSEANIFELVRSDSLKRFNLKPIFSRPPADQAELDSVLRKVRSLPFYENSLYNPESGASLMMVFVNSKRFNSNDRGDMVELIEARVKKFEGERFKVYRSGLPFIRTVVTARTKSEMGMFVALMVVVVSTLILLFFKSWRVMLICLLVVSVGVIWAMGTIGLFGYKLTSVMAIIPPLVIVIGIPNCIFLINKYHYEYAKHHNKVKALSRVIYRVGKASFTTNATTAVGFATFALTYSDVLKQFGVIASLNIMAVFVLSILIVPIIFSFQDEPKDRHLAHLDRMWVDKLTNSVIDIVQYKRPWVYSVTLLILVVGLIGVQRLKNESRVVDDLPVDDPVMQDLRFFEQEFKGIMPLEIMVDTRKNGGALREASLKRISQLQDTMAKYPEFSRSLSIADAVKFIRQSFYSGEPSRYGLIKSSEKSFILPYLEGAQDKGGMARAFLDDERRTTRISLQMADVGTARMDGIVAKLRTQVDSIFDPSKYRVVLTGASVIFLEGSKYMVKNLIISLIWAVIIISALMALLFNSARMVVVSLVPNLIPMITTAGLMGYLDVPIKPSTILVFSIAFGIAVDDAIHYLSKYRQELNLNGGKIRISVIEALREAGVSMLYTSIVLFCGFGLFVFSDFGGTQALGLLVSFTLLVAMLTNLLILPSLLLSFEKVMTTKAFREPLLIILDEESDIDLDELRIEGGTHLDVVDRSGTKEE, encoded by the coding sequence ATGTGGGCTTGGCTCTCTAGCAGAATACTTCGGAACCGGACAGGGATCCTCCTTGGGTTGGCCATTATAACGGCATTTTTTGCCTATGAGGCCACCACGGTTGAATTCAGTTACAAGTTCGGCGGGCTATTGCCAAAGAATGATAGCGCATATGTTCACTATGAAGAATTGCTGGAGAAATTCTCCGAAGATGGAAATGTGATCGTCCTTGGCGTAAAGGATCCGGCGCTTTATCAGGTCGAGAATTTTCGGGCATGGTATGATCTGGGAAGGGACCTTACGAAACAGGATGGGGTTGATTCTGTTTTTTCGGAGGCTAATATTTTCGAGCTGGTCCGTAGTGACAGTTTGAAACGATTCAATTTGAAACCGATCTTTTCTCGCCCGCCGGCGGATCAAGCCGAGTTGGACAGTGTATTGCGCAAGGTGCGTTCGTTGCCGTTCTATGAGAATTCGTTGTACAACCCAGAGTCAGGTGCCAGCTTGATGATGGTTTTCGTGAACTCGAAGCGATTCAACAGTAACGATCGTGGCGATATGGTCGAACTTATCGAAGCACGCGTAAAAAAGTTCGAGGGGGAACGATTCAAAGTTTATCGCAGTGGACTGCCGTTCATCCGTACGGTGGTGACTGCGCGGACGAAGAGCGAAATGGGCATGTTCGTTGCGCTCATGGTGGTGGTGGTCTCTACATTGATACTCTTGTTCTTCAAGAGTTGGCGCGTAATGTTGATCTGCCTGTTGGTGGTGAGCGTTGGTGTTATCTGGGCCATGGGCACCATCGGGTTGTTCGGTTATAAACTAACATCCGTGATGGCGATCATTCCGCCGCTCGTGATCGTGATCGGAATACCCAATTGCATATTCCTGATCAATAAATATCACTACGAATATGCTAAGCACCACAACAAGGTGAAGGCACTTTCCAGGGTCATATACCGTGTTGGCAAAGCATCATTCACCACCAACGCAACTACTGCTGTCGGCTTCGCAACATTCGCACTGACCTATAGCGATGTGTTGAAACAATTCGGTGTTATTGCGTCATTGAACATCATGGCCGTGTTCGTGCTCAGCATTCTTATTGTCCCGATCATCTTCAGCTTTCAGGATGAACCGAAGGATAGGCACCTTGCGCATTTGGACCGGATGTGGGTGGATAAGCTTACGAATTCAGTGATCGATATTGTTCAGTACAAAAGGCCGTGGGTGTATTCGGTAACGCTATTGATCTTGGTGGTTGGCCTTATTGGCGTGCAACGCCTTAAGAATGAAAGTCGGGTGGTGGACGACCTGCCCGTTGATGATCCGGTCATGCAGGACCTGCGCTTCTTTGAACAGGAATTCAAGGGGATCATGCCGCTGGAGATCATGGTGGATACGCGGAAGAATGGTGGCGCCTTGCGCGAGGCTTCGTTAAAACGGATCTCGCAGCTGCAGGATACAATGGCCAAGTATCCGGAATTCTCTCGCTCACTTTCAATTGCCGACGCTGTGAAATTCATACGTCAGTCATTCTACAGTGGTGAACCATCGCGTTATGGTTTGATCAAGTCCAGTGAAAAGAGCTTTATCCTTCCGTACTTGGAAGGTGCGCAGGACAAAGGAGGAATGGCACGTGCCTTCCTTGATGATGAGCGACGCACGACGCGCATTTCTCTTCAAATGGCAGATGTTGGCACTGCGCGCATGGATGGTATCGTTGCCAAACTGCGCACTCAGGTGGATTCCATTTTCGACCCGTCCAAGTATAGAGTGGTGCTTACCGGTGCGAGCGTGATCTTTCTGGAAGGGAGCAAGTACATGGTGAAGAACCTGATCATATCGTTGATCTGGGCCGTGATCATCATCAGTGCGTTGATGGCGTTGCTCTTCAATTCCGCGCGCATGGTCGTGGTCTCACTTGTGCCGAATTTGATCCCGATGATCACCACCGCCGGGTTGATGGGTTATCTGGATGTTCCGATCAAGCCTAGTACCATCCTCGTGTTCAGTATTGCGTTCGGTATTGCGGTCGATGATGCGATCCACTACCTCTCGAAGTATCGTCAGGAATTGAATTTGAACGGTGGGAAGATCCGGATATCAGTGATCGAGGCACTGCGTGAAGCAGGGGTGAGCATGTTGTACACCTCAATTGTACTTTTCTGCGGATTCGGCCTGTTCGTCTTCTCTGATTTCGGAGGCACTCAAGCCCTGGGGTTATTGGTGTCATTCACATTGTTGGTGGCCATGCTCACTAATTTGTTGATCCTGCCCTCGCTTCTATTGAGCTTCGAGAAAGTAATGACCACCAAAGCATTCCGTGAGCCCTTGCTTATTATTCTGGATGAGGAGAGTGATATCGACCTTGATGAATTGCGGATAGAAGGTGGAACGCATTTGGACGTTGTTGATCGATCAGGAACTAAAGAAGAATGA
- the rfbA gene encoding glucose-1-phosphate thymidylyltransferase RfbA, whose translation MKGIILAGGSGTRLHPLTLAVSKQLMPVYDKPMIYYPLSTLMAAGIREILIISTPHDLPNFKKLLGDGRSLGCDFSYAEQKIPNGLAQAFVIGKEHIGSDSAALILGDNIFYGSGLGRKLSANIDPDGGLVFAYHVSDPERYGVVEFDADNKALSIEEKPARPKSNYAVPGLYFYDNEVLTIARDLKPSARGEYEITDVNKEYLKRGKLKVEILDRGTAWLDTGTFASLTQAGQFVQVIEERQGLRIGCIEEVAFKKGFIDATALEALAQPLLKSGYGEYLMKMLEK comes from the coding sequence ATGAAAGGTATTATTCTAGCAGGTGGATCCGGCACACGGTTACACCCGTTGACATTGGCAGTGAGTAAACAGCTGATGCCCGTGTACGACAAGCCGATGATCTATTATCCGCTCAGCACGCTTATGGCTGCTGGTATCAGAGAGATCTTGATCATCAGCACGCCGCACGACCTTCCGAATTTCAAGAAATTACTCGGTGATGGTCGGTCGCTTGGCTGCGATTTCTCATATGCTGAACAGAAGATACCGAATGGACTTGCGCAAGCATTCGTGATCGGTAAGGAGCACATTGGATCTGATAGTGCAGCACTGATCCTTGGTGATAATATTTTTTATGGATCGGGCCTTGGTCGCAAGCTTAGCGCGAACATTGATCCGGACGGTGGTCTCGTTTTCGCATATCATGTAAGCGATCCCGAACGGTATGGCGTTGTTGAATTCGATGCGGACAATAAGGCGTTGAGCATTGAAGAGAAACCGGCCAGACCGAAAAGCAACTACGCTGTTCCAGGACTTTATTTCTATGATAACGAGGTGTTGACCATTGCCCGTGATCTGAAACCCAGCGCACGTGGTGAATATGAGATCACCGATGTGAACAAGGAGTATCTCAAGCGGGGTAAATTGAAAGTGGAGATCCTTGATCGGGGCACCGCATGGTTGGATACCGGTACGTTCGCTTCACTTACACAAGCTGGTCAATTCGTACAAGTGATCGAGGAGCGACAGGGCTTGAGGATCGGTTGCATTGAAGAGGTTGCGTTCAAGAAAGGCTTTATCGATGCAACTGCTTTGGAGGCTCTCGCTCAACCGTTGTTGAAAAGCGGCTACGGGGAGTATCTCATGAAGATGCTCGAGAAGTGA
- a CDS encoding polyprenyl synthetase family protein: protein MEKHRALVEEHIARWTGSLPDDPLYAPMAYLVKLPAKRVRPLLTLMACEMFGGRSEDVLNEAVAIELFHNFTLMHDDIMDRSRLRRGMATVHEKWNANTAILSGDALLVKAYQLMGLDPAVLTIFNRYALEVCEGQQKDMSFETRSHVSLNEYREMIRLKTAVLLAGALKIGACKAGASVEDQERIGLFGESLGSAFQLRDDLLDAFGDQATLGKQIGGDLRAGKKTWLLIRGSEVSVEKADTTLEEELAKTSAARNVEKMIDTLKALGVHQEAEAEIERLEALARRQLNAISVPEAQKTALREMVAKLQARVA, encoded by the coding sequence ATGGAGAAACATCGCGCGTTGGTCGAGGAGCATATCGCCAGGTGGACGGGTTCTTTACCCGATGATCCGCTTTACGCGCCCATGGCTTACCTCGTGAAGTTGCCTGCTAAACGGGTTCGACCACTATTAACGCTGATGGCTTGCGAGATGTTCGGCGGAAGATCAGAGGATGTGTTGAACGAAGCGGTAGCCATCGAGCTCTTTCACAATTTCACGTTGATGCATGATGATATCATGGACCGGTCCCGGTTACGAAGGGGCATGGCCACGGTACATGAAAAATGGAATGCCAATACAGCAATACTCAGCGGTGATGCGCTGCTGGTAAAGGCCTACCAGCTCATGGGCCTGGATCCAGCGGTCCTTACCATCTTCAATCGGTACGCACTTGAGGTGTGTGAAGGGCAACAGAAGGACATGTCCTTCGAGACCCGCTCGCATGTATCGTTGAATGAATACCGCGAGATGATACGGCTGAAGACCGCCGTGTTGCTGGCAGGTGCGTTGAAGATAGGAGCCTGTAAGGCCGGCGCATCGGTGGAGGACCAGGAACGGATCGGTCTGTTCGGTGAAAGTTTGGGATCGGCGTTCCAGTTACGCGATGATCTTTTGGATGCCTTCGGCGATCAGGCCACTTTAGGGAAACAGATCGGCGGTGATCTACGGGCAGGAAAGAAGACATGGTTGCTTATTCGCGGATCGGAAGTGTCCGTGGAGAAAGCGGACACAACGCTTGAGGAGGAACTGGCCAAGACCAGCGCTGCGCGTAACGTGGAAAAGATGATCGATACGCTAAAAGCACTTGGCGTTCATCAAGAAGCTGAAGCCGAAATAGAACGGCTGGAAGCACTTGCGCGAAGACAACTCAATGCCATCAGCGTTCCGGAAGCCCAAAAAACCGCGCTCCGCGAAATGGTTGCCAAATTGCAGGCTCGGGTGGCTTGA
- a CDS encoding T9SS type A sorting domain-containing protein gives MKQLVLATCLLLSAAIVKAEHLPGGSITYECIGDNLYEVTLSIYRDCSGTPMTGQSLHFESDCGTTFTVGTTDFPLAVLDVTEVALLCDASASNSTCNGGTLNGYERYRYRTTVYLAPCADWTISWYICCRAEAFNVVGTPGLYFEAKLNNVISPCGSSSSYTDVNVPYTCVDQPFLYDIGAVGGSAASRSFHLIDARYFDGNQAVSIDYEAPNTGVEPILGMVIDTANGQISFTPTLTGSFIAVVQVDEYDIDGTWIGSVMRDLQFVVFACSSNPPSPTSGTISGTTGACQQTAPRAVDACTSGDFCFTTIIDDPDASDSIQLVSNIGQVLPGATFTVTGVNPISATICGNAQGLSSGLYPFTITAADNTCPIPGVQIFTYQFSVGSGAGLDGTAMACSNTLAFALIDSLLGTPAVGGVWTGPGGASNGMFDPAMDDDGDYTYTVTSPNGCITSGTVTVTLLPDTDPFCISTAVSMNSGRSFDVFPNPTAGTFVVSGSLVSTGNWQMALIDLQGRTVMTKALLNTTDRVTVVIPENLRSGAYVLELHDGVSGACERRTILLNK, from the coding sequence ATGAAACAACTTGTACTCGCTACTTGCCTCCTTTTATCTGCTGCAATCGTAAAGGCCGAACACCTTCCTGGTGGATCGATCACTTATGAATGCATCGGTGACAACTTGTACGAAGTGACACTATCGATCTATCGTGATTGCAGCGGCACGCCAATGACCGGCCAATCCCTTCATTTTGAGAGTGATTGTGGTACGACCTTCACCGTAGGAACCACGGATTTTCCACTTGCTGTCCTGGATGTGACCGAAGTTGCATTGCTGTGTGATGCCAGCGCATCCAACAGTACATGTAACGGTGGCACATTGAACGGCTACGAACGCTATCGTTATAGAACAACGGTTTATTTGGCACCTTGTGCTGATTGGACCATCAGCTGGTATATCTGCTGCCGTGCTGAGGCATTCAATGTTGTGGGAACACCAGGTCTCTATTTTGAAGCAAAGTTGAACAATGTGATATCTCCTTGTGGGAGCTCTTCATCCTATACGGACGTCAACGTGCCTTACACCTGTGTGGACCAGCCATTCCTATATGATATTGGCGCTGTTGGTGGTAGTGCAGCAAGCCGCAGTTTTCATTTGATAGATGCACGTTATTTCGATGGTAACCAAGCTGTATCGATCGACTATGAGGCCCCGAATACGGGAGTTGAACCCATCCTAGGAATGGTCATTGATACGGCCAATGGACAGATAAGCTTTACACCGACATTGACCGGCAGCTTCATCGCAGTCGTGCAAGTGGACGAGTATGACATCGATGGGACCTGGATCGGTAGTGTAATGCGCGATCTTCAGTTCGTGGTCTTTGCTTGTAGCAGCAATCCACCTTCGCCGACTTCGGGTACGATCAGCGGCACCACTGGTGCTTGCCAACAGACCGCTCCAAGAGCAGTGGATGCCTGCACTTCAGGTGATTTCTGTTTCACAACGATCATTGATGACCCCGACGCGAGTGATAGCATCCAATTGGTCAGCAATATCGGACAAGTGCTACCTGGGGCGACCTTCACGGTTACCGGGGTCAATCCGATCAGCGCGACCATTTGTGGAAATGCCCAAGGTCTGAGTTCCGGTCTCTATCCGTTCACCATAACGGCAGCTGACAATACGTGTCCTATACCCGGTGTGCAGATCTTCACATATCAGTTCAGCGTTGGTAGTGGAGCAGGGTTGGATGGCACAGCAATGGCATGTTCCAACACGCTGGCCTTTGCATTGATCGATTCCCTATTGGGTACACCAGCCGTAGGAGGCGTATGGACCGGACCTGGCGGGGCGAGCAACGGCATGTTCGACCCTGCGATGGATGATGATGGCGATTACACGTATACTGTTACCAGCCCCAACGGATGCATTACTTCCGGCACGGTGACCGTAACACTGTTGCCTGACACCGACCCGTTCTGCATTTCTACAGCGGTATCGATGAATAGTGGCCGATCATTCGATGTTTTCCCGAACCCGACGGCAGGCACGTTCGTAGTATCGGGATCCTTAGTTTCCACTGGAAATTGGCAAATGGCGTTGATCGATCTTCAAGGCCGTACTGTGATGACCAAAGCGCTGTTGAATACAACGGACCGGGTTACGGTCGTAATCCCTGAGAATTTGCGGTCGGGAGCTTATGTATTGGAATTGCACGATGGAGTTTCGGGTGCATGTGAACGCCGAACGATCCTGCTTAACAAATGA
- a CDS encoding TIGR01777 family protein has product MSTILITGGSGMIGTALTRTLREAGHTVRHLSRTAGFHDGVNAYAWNIEQGTLDERALENVEHIVHLAGAGIADQRWTDARIKILIDSRCASARLLLEKVRSSGTVIKSFVSAAGINYYGAETSDHIYSETDPPGPDTIARISVAWEEAVDEWASHCRVVKLRTPIVLSPNGGALQKLAVPVRWGLGSPLGSGEQWVPWIHINDLVRIYQQAILQEDMEGAYNVNTGFDVTNADLMRTIAQVLGKAYFLPRIPSLLLKAILGESSSVLLEGSRASNTRLMATDLAFEFPTLKEALINLLDR; this is encoded by the coding sequence ATGTCCACGATCCTGATTACCGGAGGAAGCGGGATGATCGGAACCGCACTTACCAGAACGTTACGTGAAGCCGGGCATACAGTGCGCCATTTAAGTCGTACTGCAGGTTTTCATGACGGCGTAAATGCATACGCTTGGAACATTGAACAGGGTACGTTGGATGAGCGTGCGCTGGAAAATGTTGAACACATTGTGCACTTGGCAGGTGCCGGGATCGCGGACCAACGCTGGACCGATGCACGCATAAAAATTCTGATCGATAGTCGCTGTGCCTCGGCACGCCTTCTTTTGGAAAAGGTGCGATCCAGCGGCACAGTGATCAAGAGCTTTGTGAGTGCCGCGGGCATCAATTATTACGGTGCAGAAACATCCGATCATATCTACTCTGAAACCGATCCGCCGGGACCGGACACCATAGCGCGGATCAGTGTTGCTTGGGAAGAGGCCGTGGACGAGTGGGCCAGCCATTGCCGCGTAGTGAAATTGCGCACACCGATCGTTCTATCTCCGAATGGTGGGGCTTTGCAGAAACTCGCAGTACCAGTGCGATGGGGTCTTGGGTCACCGTTGGGAAGTGGCGAACAATGGGTGCCCTGGATCCACATCAATGATCTCGTAAGGATCTACCAGCAAGCGATCTTACAAGAGGATATGGAAGGTGCCTACAATGTGAATACCGGGTTCGATGTGACCAATGCGGATCTTATGCGGACCATAGCTCAGGTATTGGGCAAGGCCTATTTTCTTCCTCGCATACCCTCCCTCCTCTTGAAGGCGATATTGGGTGAATCATCATCTGTTCTTTTGGAAGGCAGTCGGGCATCGAATACGCGCTTGATGGCAACGGATCTTGCATTTGAATTCCCAACATTAAAGGAAGCATTGATCAACCTTCTTGATCGATAA
- a CDS encoding T9SS type A sorting domain-containing protein, with protein MKQASIVLFLLFTANALYAEHLPGGSITYKCVGNSLYEINLTLFRECSGTAMIPQEMRYDSDCGISFVRANMLPDATMETSQLCAASMANSNCNGGPLSGYLVYTYIDTLFLTPCDGWTISWDICCRSASLNLSATPGLYMEAKLNNVPAPCNSSSQFTQQSLPNVCVNQPIIYDAGAVDDNAFRRNFSLVDARYYGGSPALVTYTFPNYGGEPIVGMTIDAASGEISFTPTNIGNIVTVIQVDEYDSSDIWIGSVMRDLPFVVVACTNAPPDPHSGTIASITGDCEQTGERSLSICSNGEFCLTTGINDPTASDVISLTTNIDQVIPGATIQISGTNPVTATICGNANGTSIGIHPFTITAVDNACPIPGLQVYTYQLTIVTSDDPLCSSIGIQELEQPTIRVHPNPTNDRIIITGTLGTNGNWQLSLFDLQGRKVLERTVALTSDGAVLSLTTIIANGTYSLKLTDLTNGTTINTSVILDR; from the coding sequence ATGAAGCAAGCATCGATCGTGCTTTTTCTGCTATTCACCGCGAATGCTCTTTATGCGGAGCATTTACCAGGCGGCTCAATCACTTATAAATGCGTCGGCAATTCATTGTATGAGATCAACCTGACGTTGTTCAGGGAGTGCAGTGGTACGGCAATGATCCCTCAGGAAATGAGGTATGACAGTGATTGCGGCATCAGTTTCGTGCGCGCCAATATGTTGCCGGATGCGACCATGGAAACCTCGCAGTTATGTGCGGCGAGCATGGCGAACAGCAATTGCAACGGTGGCCCATTGAGCGGGTACTTGGTCTATACGTATATCGATACTCTCTTTTTAACGCCATGCGATGGCTGGACGATCAGCTGGGACATCTGTTGCCGTTCAGCCTCGTTGAATCTGAGCGCAACGCCCGGCCTGTATATGGAAGCGAAGCTCAATAATGTCCCAGCTCCGTGCAATAGCTCATCACAATTCACGCAACAGAGCTTACCGAACGTGTGTGTGAACCAGCCCATTATTTATGACGCTGGCGCTGTGGATGACAACGCGTTCAGGCGTAATTTCAGTTTGGTCGATGCCCGGTATTATGGCGGAAGTCCGGCATTGGTCACCTATACCTTCCCGAATTATGGCGGGGAACCAATAGTCGGGATGACGATCGATGCGGCAAGCGGTGAGATCAGTTTTACGCCGACGAACATTGGAAATATCGTGACCGTAATTCAAGTGGATGAATACGACAGCAGTGATATCTGGATAGGCAGCGTGATGCGCGATCTACCGTTCGTTGTTGTTGCTTGCACCAATGCACCTCCGGATCCGCATTCCGGTACCATCGCATCGATCACTGGTGATTGTGAGCAGACGGGAGAGCGTTCACTATCGATCTGTAGCAATGGAGAGTTCTGTCTGACAACCGGGATCAATGACCCAACGGCGAGTGACGTGATCTCACTTACGACCAATATCGACCAGGTCATTCCGGGTGCAACGATCCAAATTTCGGGTACCAACCCCGTAACCGCGACGATCTGTGGAAATGCGAATGGCACTTCGATCGGTATACACCCATTCACGATCACTGCGGTGGACAACGCTTGCCCCATACCGGGTTTGCAGGTCTATACGTACCAGCTGACCATCGTTACTAGCGACGACCCGTTGTGTAGTTCGATCGGAATACAAGAGTTGGAACAACCCACGATCCGCGTTCATCCAAATCCAACGAATGATCGGATCATCATTACCGGAACGCTTGGCACTAATGGAAATTGGCAGTTGTCACTGTTCGATCTACAGGGTAGAAAGGTGCTGGAACGTACCGTGGCATTAACTTCCGATGGAGCGGTACTTTCCTTGACCACGATCATAGCGAACGGCACCTATTCATTGAAGTTGACGGACCTTACGAACGGCACGACGATCAATACTTCAGTTATACTGGATCGCTGA